The following are from one region of the Carassius gibelio isolate Cgi1373 ecotype wild population from Czech Republic chromosome A13, carGib1.2-hapl.c, whole genome shotgun sequence genome:
- the LOC128026778 gene encoding interferon regulatory factor 1-like, which translates to MHQGRLRLRPWLEEQIDSGRYPGVVWLDQSARVFQIPWKHAARHGWNIEKDATLFRNWAIHTGRYKPGVDKPDPKTWKANFRCALNSLTDVKELQDKSIKKGHNAFRVYILLPHSKTVKRRKALRCLDTDSKAASPPQTQRNIPLERFTEAFWKFTDDRGSATTEVLRKDDLEEERPAIYCSQGLQLNRPDEHEQTEAVLKIVDHLKNLEHWSPSYESDRGWRPNSTWMGSLSETMDFSGYSFQTDCNTSSGQYDQIS; encoded by the exons ATGCATCAGGGACGCCTGCGTCTGCGGCCGTGGCTGGAGGAACAGATCGATTCGGGCAGATACCCTGGAGTCGTGTGGCTGGACCAG TCTGCCAGAGTTTTCCAGATTCCTTGGAAACACGCGGCCCGGCACGGCTGGAATATCGAGAAAGACGCGACTCTGTTTCGAAACTGGGCGATCCACACAG GGCGATACAAACCCGGCGTAGACAAACCTGATCCCAAGACATGGAAAGCGAACTTCCGATGTGCCCTCAATTCCCTGACGGACGTCAAAGAGCTCCAAGACAAGAGCATCAAGAAAGGCCACAACGCTTTCAGAGTTTATATTCTCCTTCCACACAGCAAAACAGTCAAAAGACGCAAAG CTTTAAGGTGTTTGGATACTGACAGTAAAGCAGCCTCACCACCTCAAACACAAAGAAACATACCACTGGAGAGATTTACAG AGGCCTTCTGGAAGTTCACCGATGATCGAGGCAGTGCCACGACTGAAGTGCTGAGAAAAGATGATCTCGAGGAAGAGAGACCAGCCATCTACTGCTCACAGG GACTGCAGCTGAACAGACCGGACGAGCATGAGCAAACTGAAGCCGTGCTGAAG ATCGTGGATCATCTGAAGAACCTGGAGCACTGGAGTCCCTCATACGAGAGCGACAGAGGCTGGAGACCCAACTCAACGTGGATGGGAAGTCTGA GTGAGACGATGGATTTTTCAGGTTACTCCTTCCAGACGGACTGCAATACCTCATCAGGTCAATACGACCAGATCAGCTGA